The Calditrichota bacterium genomic sequence ACCGCCTTTTCTCGTGAGTGGCAGTGGTCAGCTGCTTACACAAGGTGGATTGCCGACATTTACAGCGTGGCCGCCAACTATGGAAGGCAGTTTCGGACCCCGTGGAGCAGTCGCTTCAACGTGGCCCTGGGTCTTAACTACCAGGGAGTGCGGGAGTTCGACAGCACGCAGGGACGCAGACCTCCCGTATCTGCCGGCGACCTCGTGGGAGCCATCAGCGTGGGAAGTCCGCTCACCTTTTTCTCGGCCAACCTGGCTGTGGGTGGCAATCTCAAATACCTGCGCAGCGATTTGAGCGGCAACACCGCGGGCACCTACATCCTCGACATGGGGGTGATGTACCGCTCGCCTCGTTTTTCTGTGGGTGGACCTTTCCAGTACGGATTGCTTTCGGCGGGCCTTGCTATCGACCACTTGGGCTCCCCGTTGCAGTTCCTCCAGGACAAGACGCCACTGCCACGCACCCTGCGCGGGGGGGTGGCCATGCATCTGGGTAGCCACGGCGGGCTTCAACTGCAGCTCTCCGGTGACTATCACCAGGTGCGCGACGAGATCGGCAGGTTCTGTGTGGGCGCGGAACTGGCCTGGGGGTACCGCTTGGCACTCAGAACGGGTTATGAGTTCAACGAGCGACTGTTAAGCAAACTTTCCATGGGGATGAGCCTCCGCCTGGATGACCAGACGCCGCTGACGCGGGAGATCGCTTCCGGGACCAACCAAGCAGTCCGCTTGGACATCGGTGGGCTCGAGGCGAACGAGCTTTTCCAGACGGCCGGACGGGCTGGCGCTCACCACTACACCATTGGGCCGGAGAGATTCGACTTGCTGCAGCCGCTGCCTCACGACACAGTCCGTGGCCAAGTCGTGGCACTGCGTTGGCAAGCTTCGCGAGATCCGGATCTGTTCGACGATGTGCGCTATGTGCTGTTGGTGGAGCACGCCACTGGCGTACCTGCAGAGCGCTCGGAATTGGCCCGATTGCTCGCTCTGCTGGCGCAGCGTCAGGTGCGCTTGCACGATGCCATCAAGGCCTTTGGCTCGACCTTTCACACGGTCTGCGACTCCACATTTGGCGTGACGGCATGGCCGGAGAACGCCTCGTACCCGATAACTGACCTGCCTGCCGGCGACTACCTCTGGACAGTTGTTGCCTACGATCGCGACGAGCATCTGCGCGTGGCCTCGCAAAGGATGTGGCCCTTTCACGTGATGCGGCCAGATGTGCAAGTGGTGGACATCGTGTTCGAGCCAGATGTCTGGATCACTGAGAGCGACACCCAGGGTGTGGTTTCGGTGCAGGTGCGGAATAATGGACCATGGCCGGCAGAGCGCGTCGAACTGACGGTGGTGGATGAGCCTCCCGGTCCAGGCGCATCATTCTTGAGCCCGGACACCGCCTGGCGAGGCGAGATCGGGCATTTGCCCCCGCGGAGTAGCGGGGCCATTTCGTTCATGTGGCGTACGCGGATCTCTGGCCTCCATCGGTTCAGAGCTCATGTGCTGCTCCTCGATGCGGAGGGAAACCAGGTCCTCGAGAGGAATGCGGAGGACAATGTCCTTAGCAGGAGCTTTTACACCATTCCTAAGGGGAGAGTCGCTATACCGGACACCGTGCAGGCGTTTGTGTTGCCCTTGGTGGCGTGGGAAGTGCCTCTGGTGACCAAGGTCTTCTTCGACGCGCAGAGCGCGGAGGTGGCGCCGCAGTACTACAAGTCGTCGCCGTGGTTCTACGCTCCACTGGATACGCTGGCGCGGCGTGTGGCAAGGCGGGAGGACGTGGTATTGACCCTGGAGGGCTTTGCCGATGTGGTGAACGGCGAACCCGTTGCGCTTGCGCGGACAAGAGCACTGGCCGTGCGCACAGTGCTCCTGGAACTCGGCGTGCCTCCAGAGCAGATCCCGATGGATAGCCTGAAGTGGGGCCCCTCGCCCGACCGAAAGATCACGCCCAATACGGGGGTGCACCAGGAGCGGCGCAACGTGCGCATCCGCGCACTGCGGCGGGTCGATGCCACCCCCCAAGTGGACATCATCGCGCCTGTGCCGTTCCGCAATGTGCCCCAGCCACCGGTGCCTTTGCCTGTGTCGTTTACCAACACGGTGAAGGGGGTCGTGCCGGTGCAGAGCGGGTGGCTACACCTCCAAGCGACTGAATTCGAGGATTCGCTTGCTGCGGGCTACGCGCTTGGAGCAAGCGACCTACTGCCTTGGCCTCTGGGCGAAGAGGACCTGGGTTTGCTCCACAAGAGGATCGCCTACTCGCTGTTTATCGCCGACACCCTGGGACGGCGGTTTCGAACGCGGTCGAGGGATGTGGTACTGGTACCGAAGGCCTGCGAGCTGCCGATCGTCGTCGGTCTGGCTGAATTCAACGACCCCAAGCCTTTTGCTATCGTTTCGTGGGAAAAGGTTTTTCGCGAACTGGCCACAAGGCTACGTTACAGTCCGAACTTGCGCTACCGTTTCGTGGGCCATGCGTGTGGCATAACGCCGCGTTCGGTGAACAATGCCTTTTCCCGCCTGCGAGCCATGCATTTGCAAGAAGAGTTCATCCGCGCAGTCCAAGGTCTTACGACGACTGACCCAGCCGATCAGCAGCTGGTGCTCTCCCGCCTCGAGCGCGACGGTGCGGTCGGCAAGGGCGCAGACGAGCCGTTCAGCATCTCGCTGGACGAAGAGGAGTTCTTGAAGAGCTACC encodes the following:
- a CDS encoding PorV/PorQ family protein, with the protein product MTSRRMHGQGRGFLAIVGALTVLGGFAAPSAYGQVRAGAAYLKIQPSVRYQGMAGALSAAIDEVQAFYANPASTAFSREWQWSAAYTRWIADIYSVAANYGRQFRTPWSSRFNVALGLNYQGVREFDSTQGRRPPVSAGDLVGAISVGSPLTFFSANLAVGGNLKYLRSDLSGNTAGTYILDMGVMYRSPRFSVGGPFQYGLLSAGLAIDHLGSPLQFLQDKTPLPRTLRGGVAMHLGSHGGLQLQLSGDYHQVRDEIGRFCVGAELAWGYRLALRTGYEFNERLLSKLSMGMSLRLDDQTPLTREIASGTNQAVRLDIGGLEANELFQTAGRAGAHHYTIGPERFDLLQPLPHDTVRGQVVALRWQASRDPDLFDDVRYVLLVEHATGVPAERSELARLLALLAQRQVRLHDAIKAFGSTFHTVCDSTFGVTAWPENASYPITDLPAGDYLWTVVAYDRDEHLRVASQRMWPFHVMRPDVQVVDIVFEPDVWITESDTQGVVSVQVRNNGPWPAERVELTVVDEPPGPGASFLSPDTAWRGEIGHLPPRSSGAISFMWRTRISGLHRFRAHVLLLDAEGNQVLERNAEDNVLSRSFYTIPKGRVAIPDTVQAFVLPLVAWEVPLVTKVFFDAQSAEVAPQYYKSSPWFYAPLDTLARRVARREDVVLTLEGFADVVNGEPVALARTRALAVRTVLLELGVPPEQIPMDSLKWGPSPDRKITPNTGVHQERRNVRIRALRRVDATPQVDIIAPVPFRNVPQPPVPLPVSFTNTVKGVVPVQSGWLHLQATEFEDSLAAGYALGASDLLPWPLGEEDLGLLHKRIAYSLFIADTLGRRFRTRSRDVVLVPKACELPIVVGLAEFNDPKPFAIVSWEKVFRELATRLRYSPNLRYRFVGHACGITPRSVNNAFSRLRAMHLQEEFIRAVQGLTTTDPADQQLVLSRLERDGAVGKGADEPFSISLDEEEFLKSYREIDAGLFEKISLLRGRATADCQPFSFRAQDGKLLFEGDNETPLGRQINRRIQIEFFFK